Proteins encoded within one genomic window of Mesobacillus subterraneus:
- a CDS encoding ThiF family adenylyltransferase encodes MKDLERYSRQILFQPVGRGGQEKLLKSSAVIVGMGALGTVISNHLVRSGVGHVRIIDRDLVELSNLQRQTLYDEDDAGENLPKVIAAEKKLKKINSEIKVEPIIADLTLDNAEDLLAGFDVIVDGTDNFMDRYLINDVAAKHGIPWVYGGAVSSRGMFAAIKPGETPCYRCLFPSVPAGLGETCDSIGVLSPITDIIGSFEAVEAIKLLVGAESNPNLEQMDIWYNSFLQMDISGGRNPECPACVHHNYEFLDRSSDQQINFVSLCGRNTIQINPRQKIKQNLEKLAGRLKNNGEVKGNPFLLRFMPDEEITMVIFQDGRVLVHGTNDTVKAKSYYARYLGS; translated from the coding sequence ATGAAGGATTTGGAGCGTTATTCAAGGCAGATTTTATTCCAGCCAGTAGGAAGGGGAGGACAGGAGAAACTTTTAAAAAGTTCTGCCGTCATTGTTGGCATGGGCGCACTGGGAACGGTGATCTCAAATCATTTGGTCAGGTCAGGTGTCGGGCATGTCCGCATCATCGACCGTGACCTAGTCGAGCTCTCAAACCTGCAGCGTCAGACTCTCTATGATGAGGATGATGCAGGGGAGAACCTGCCAAAGGTCATCGCCGCTGAAAAAAAACTGAAAAAGATCAATTCAGAGATAAAAGTAGAGCCCATCATCGCTGATTTGACGCTAGACAACGCAGAGGATCTGCTTGCAGGCTTCGATGTGATCGTTGATGGAACCGATAATTTCATGGACCGATATCTGATAAATGATGTTGCTGCCAAACATGGCATTCCTTGGGTATACGGCGGCGCTGTAAGCTCGCGTGGGATGTTCGCCGCCATCAAACCGGGGGAGACCCCCTGCTATCGGTGTCTGTTTCCATCCGTTCCTGCTGGACTGGGAGAGACATGCGACAGCATTGGTGTACTATCGCCGATCACTGATATCATTGGATCTTTTGAAGCAGTCGAGGCGATCAAGCTGCTCGTAGGGGCAGAGTCAAACCCGAATCTTGAGCAAATGGATATCTGGTACAACTCCTTTTTACAGATGGACATCAGCGGTGGACGCAATCCAGAATGCCCGGCATGTGTCCACCATAATTATGAATTCCTAGACCGGTCATCGGACCAACAAATCAACTTTGTATCCTTATGCGGCCGCAACACGATCCAGATTAATCCTCGGCAAAAAATAAAACAAAATCTGGAGAAACTCGCTGGCCGCCTGAAAAATAATGGCGAGGTCAAAGGCAATCCATTTTTGCTGCGCTTCATGCCGGATGAAGAAATCACCATGGTCATCTTTCAGGACGGAAGGGTGCTTGTCCATGGCACGAATGATACGGTAAAAGCAAAATCATATTATGCAAGATACCTGGGTTCATAG
- a CDS encoding MASE3 domain-containing protein, translated as MLIHLYHADLSSYLNPENYIAIHTILEFFSMAVSFSIFSYGWKVFGFSRSRKILMLSFLFFIVGTLDLLHTLTFQGMPFFITESSIAKATWFWVSARSVEAILIVLVLVLPDRKLEQDPRRICLAVCSAIIGVIMFVIFSFEQSLPLLVIEGKGTTLLKNLIEYGISFLHFLSIVISLYYYYEGKNSQHLYVALAFTFLFLSELVFTIYLSVYDIDNFTGHLYKALGYFFIMRGFYFSTIADESLLKDPHEKMWRQSEEMIQSHYGIIFKLSKQGDDFIHHFVGGGLLNDLGFTPNEINGKTLDAFLPDKAGRIERYYDCVWENNEKIVFEIEIGGQTYAISLMPVMNNGEVMEIAGAVMGIVKYSRLDRCSRSTKAKAL; from the coding sequence ATGCTGATTCATCTCTATCATGCCGACCTTTCATCCTATTTGAACCCTGAAAATTATATTGCCATCCATACGATTTTGGAATTTTTCAGCATGGCCGTTTCTTTTTCGATTTTCTCATATGGCTGGAAAGTGTTCGGCTTCTCGCGGTCCAGAAAAATCCTGATGCTGAGCTTTTTGTTTTTCATTGTCGGAACGCTCGATTTATTGCATACACTCACATTCCAGGGAATGCCCTTTTTCATAACGGAGAGCTCCATCGCGAAGGCGACTTGGTTCTGGGTTTCGGCCCGCAGCGTTGAGGCGATCTTGATCGTGCTCGTACTCGTCCTGCCGGATCGGAAGCTAGAGCAGGATCCAAGGCGCATATGTCTGGCTGTTTGCTCTGCAATCATCGGAGTCATTATGTTCGTGATTTTCAGTTTCGAACAAAGCCTTCCATTGCTCGTCATTGAAGGCAAAGGCACAACCCTCTTGAAAAATCTAATAGAATACGGTATCAGTTTCCTGCACTTCCTCTCAATTGTCATCTCTCTTTATTATTATTATGAAGGCAAGAACAGCCAGCACCTGTATGTAGCGCTGGCATTCACGTTTCTGTTTTTGTCTGAACTCGTTTTCACAATTTACCTGAGCGTTTATGATATCGACAATTTCACGGGTCATCTGTACAAGGCGCTTGGCTACTTTTTTATCATGAGGGGGTTCTACTTTTCGACGATTGCGGACGAAAGTTTACTGAAAGATCCTCATGAAAAAATGTGGCGGCAGAGTGAGGAGATGATCCAGAGTCATTATGGAATCATTTTCAAACTGTCAAAGCAGGGCGATGACTTCATCCATCACTTTGTTGGCGGCGGGCTGCTGAATGATCTTGGCTTCACCCCGAATGAGATTAATGGTAAGACCCTCGATGCATTCCTGCCCGATAAGGCGGGGAGAATTGAAAGGTACTATGACTGTGTTTGGGAAAATAACGAGAAGATTGTCTTTGAAATTGAAATTGGCGGTCAAACGTATGCAATATCGCTCATGCCTGTTATGAACAATGGCGAGGTAATGGAAATAGCCGGAGCGGTTATGGGAATCGTCAAGTATTCACGGTTGGACCGCTGTTCCAGAAGTACGAAGGCCAAAGCCTTGTAA
- a CDS encoding (S)-benzoin forming benzil reductase, translating into MNYAIVTGASRGLGASAAQEFISKGIPVITVSRNENSALKQAADNAVISYTHYSCDLSSAQQVQSVFANICEEVFQHAENVYVINNAGVIEPIEVAGELDTSLVQTNIQVNLTAPILISNIFLQKAKENSSRVIIANVTSGAGERPIQGWSIYCSTKAAVNMFTMTAGLELESNGDSSKVIAFSPGLMDTDMQVTIRSSSEEAFADIDTFRNYKESGSLRSPDTVAGALVKLVLSENLENGKIYKVNDLL; encoded by the coding sequence ATGAACTATGCGATCGTAACCGGTGCCTCAAGGGGACTTGGAGCATCTGCAGCACAAGAATTCATCTCAAAAGGAATTCCTGTCATTACCGTTTCCAGGAATGAAAACAGCGCTTTGAAACAGGCTGCAGACAATGCCGTGATCAGTTATACACACTATAGCTGTGACCTTTCATCTGCTCAGCAGGTTCAAAGCGTCTTTGCAAACATCTGCGAGGAAGTTTTTCAACATGCGGAAAATGTGTATGTCATCAATAATGCCGGAGTCATCGAACCGATTGAAGTGGCCGGGGAGCTTGATACATCCCTAGTCCAGACGAATATCCAGGTGAATCTGACGGCACCGATCCTGATTAGCAATATATTTTTACAAAAAGCAAAAGAAAACAGCAGCAGAGTCATCATCGCAAATGTAACCTCCGGTGCTGGTGAGCGGCCAATCCAGGGATGGAGCATTTATTGCAGCACTAAAGCCGCTGTCAACATGTTCACGATGACCGCCGGTCTTGAGCTTGAGAGCAACGGAGACAGCAGTAAGGTCATTGCTTTCAGCCCGGGTCTGATGGATACGGACATGCAGGTGACAATCCGTTCTTCCTCAGAAGAAGCATTCGCTGATATAGATACCTTCAGGAATTACAAAGAAAGCGGCAGCCTTCGCAGTCCTGATACCGTTGCTGGAGCGCTTGTAAAACTAGTACTGTCTGAAAACCTCGAAAACGGGAAGATTTATAAGGTGAATGATCTGTTATGA
- a CDS encoding FAD-binding oxidoreductase, which yields MAAYIDELKKLISEELVTVNETILELHGRDESYHEPRLPDVVVFPRNKEDVSKVLKFANERKIPVVPFGLGTSLEGHVIPVHGGISLDLSQMNAIVEVKESDFLVKVQPGVTRSVLNKELKKYGLFFTVDPGADATLGGMAATNASGTTSVRYGIMRDQVRDLEVVLANGDIIHTGSLAAKSSSGIHLNGMFVGSEGTLGVITELTLKVYGIPEAITAARAVFPSVKNAVDAVVGILAGGIPVTRIEFVDAESVKKVNEYMETDYEESTTLFMEFHGNEAGLAQDVEFAAEILKDHGCSDFQFEADSKARNQLWEARHNLLYAYKHTAGKKSIMLTDVSVPVSELTGAILHTRELIDASPIEGSIVDHVGDGNYHVLLLIDKENPEEVKEGERINEEIVHYALNRGGTCTGEHGVGLGKAKYQRLEHGAAYDVMKSIKKTLDPNGILNPGKIFVE from the coding sequence TTGGCAGCTTACATAGATGAGTTGAAGAAACTCATAAGTGAAGAGCTTGTAACGGTGAATGAAACAATTTTGGAGCTCCACGGCCGGGATGAATCCTATCACGAGCCACGCCTGCCGGATGTCGTTGTATTCCCGCGGAATAAAGAGGACGTCAGCAAGGTATTAAAATTTGCGAACGAGCGCAAAATTCCAGTTGTCCCATTCGGATTGGGTACGAGTCTGGAAGGACACGTCATCCCTGTACATGGCGGAATTTCTCTCGACCTTTCACAGATGAATGCCATCGTCGAAGTGAAGGAAAGTGACTTTCTCGTAAAAGTCCAGCCTGGTGTCACGAGGTCGGTATTGAACAAGGAACTTAAAAAGTACGGTTTATTTTTCACCGTTGATCCGGGTGCAGATGCGACGCTTGGCGGGATGGCGGCAACGAATGCGAGCGGCACGACTTCAGTCCGCTACGGCATCATGCGAGATCAAGTCAGGGACCTTGAGGTTGTGCTTGCGAACGGTGATATCATCCATACCGGCAGCCTTGCCGCGAAGTCTTCATCAGGAATTCACCTGAACGGCATGTTTGTCGGCTCGGAGGGAACACTCGGTGTCATCACTGAACTTACGCTGAAAGTGTATGGAATACCAGAAGCAATTACTGCTGCCCGGGCAGTTTTTCCATCTGTAAAAAATGCCGTCGACGCCGTCGTGGGTATTTTAGCCGGCGGCATTCCGGTGACCAGGATAGAATTCGTCGATGCTGAGTCGGTGAAAAAAGTGAATGAATACATGGAAACAGATTATGAGGAAAGCACGACACTGTTCATGGAATTCCATGGCAACGAAGCAGGACTGGCACAGGATGTTGAGTTTGCCGCTGAAATTTTGAAGGACCATGGCTGCTCGGACTTCCAATTCGAGGCAGATTCAAAAGCACGCAACCAGCTTTGGGAAGCAAGGCATAATCTTCTCTACGCCTATAAGCACACAGCCGGCAAGAAAAGCATCATGCTGACAGATGTCAGTGTCCCGGTTTCAGAGTTGACGGGCGCAATCCTCCACACCCGTGAATTGATTGATGCATCTCCGATTGAAGGCTCGATCGTCGACCATGTTGGTGATGGTAATTATCACGTTTTGCTGTTGATAGATAAAGAAAATCCCGAAGAAGTAAAAGAAGGCGAACGGATCAATGAAGAAATCGTTCACTACGCACTGAATCGCGGCGGTACCTGCACAGGCGAACATGGTGTCGGCCTGGGGAAAGCAAAATACCAGCGGTTAGAACATGGCGCTGCCTATGATGTCATGAAGTCGATCAAGAAAACCCTCGATCCGAACGGTATTCTCAATCCTGGGAAGATATTCGTGGAATAA
- a CDS encoding ubiquitin-like small modifier protein 1 — MQVKVFANLREICGGVTVEVKPDGDRVMDVLDKMCEMFPDLHEEIFTEEKTLKPFVHVYINGRNIVHDQELETHVKESDQFALFPPVAGG; from the coding sequence ATGCAGGTTAAGGTATTTGCCAATCTCAGGGAGATTTGCGGAGGTGTGACAGTCGAAGTGAAACCTGATGGTGACCGGGTAATGGATGTACTTGATAAAATGTGCGAAATGTTCCCGGATTTGCACGAAGAAATTTTCACAGAAGAAAAGACGCTTAAGCCATTTGTGCATGTCTATATTAACGGCCGTAACATCGTCCATGATCAGGAGCTTGAAACGCATGTAAAAGAAAGCGACCAGTTCGCGTTGTTTCCTCCGGTTGCCGGTGGCTGA
- a CDS encoding aldehyde ferredoxin oxidoreductase family protein, with product MNFGGFKNKEVVVDLSNGTVDYRGINEDDVKKYVGGRGLGVKYVLDNGPEVEPLSEENILCIMTGPVTGSRSSMSGRLAVVTKSPLTGTVTDSHMGGWTAARLKWAGIDNVIFKGKSDKPVYLYIEDGKAEIRDASGLWGLSTRATVQAMKDAHGEENLSVMTIGQAGENGVRFAGFMNEHDRSAGRGGTGAVAGYKKLKAIVIKAAQKGNMPEPAQKDDYNQANKKAVKAILEGGLTAPNKGGLSVYGTNVLTNLINEVGALPTRNSQLTHWDEAEKHSGEWVNEHLLVANNTCHACPVGCKIEVEVKEGKYKTRVESFEFESAWALGANSGLSDSEAIAYLIDICNEYGMDTIELGHAISVTMEAYEKGIVEEKLDWGDADGMIEIARKIAFREGFGGILAEGPARATAAWGVPELSMSVKGQSIPAYDPRGIQGIGLGYATSNRGACHLRGYTIASEIAGIPEPTDRTVAEGKAELLNVFQNLLSFSDSMNICKFSSFSENAEHYAEQYSTMTGIPMTADDVMLAGERIYNLERYYNNLAGFNKREDDFLPKRFTEEGASGNSVGLVSRMDIMLDDYYNVRGWKDGVVTEEKLRELGIIGEETTPATEEV from the coding sequence ATGAATTTTGGGGGATTTAAAAACAAAGAAGTCGTAGTGGACTTGTCAAACGGTACTGTCGATTACAGAGGCATCAATGAAGATGATGTGAAAAAGTATGTCGGCGGCCGCGGTCTTGGGGTTAAGTACGTTCTTGACAACGGGCCTGAGGTTGAGCCTCTATCAGAAGAAAATATCCTGTGTATCATGACAGGTCCTGTAACTGGATCACGTTCATCGATGAGCGGACGTCTTGCAGTCGTGACAAAGTCTCCATTGACTGGCACGGTTACTGACTCACACATGGGTGGATGGACAGCTGCCCGTTTGAAGTGGGCTGGCATCGACAACGTAATTTTCAAGGGCAAAAGCGACAAGCCTGTATACCTTTATATCGAAGATGGCAAAGCAGAGATCCGCGACGCTTCGGGGTTGTGGGGATTGAGCACGCGCGCGACTGTGCAGGCTATGAAAGACGCTCATGGAGAAGAAAATCTAAGCGTCATGACAATCGGCCAGGCTGGCGAAAATGGCGTACGTTTTGCTGGTTTCATGAACGAGCACGACCGCTCAGCTGGACGCGGCGGTACTGGTGCGGTTGCAGGTTACAAGAAATTGAAAGCAATCGTCATCAAAGCAGCGCAAAAGGGCAATATGCCAGAGCCTGCACAAAAAGATGATTACAACCAGGCGAACAAGAAAGCGGTTAAAGCGATTCTTGAAGGCGGATTGACGGCTCCTAACAAAGGCGGATTGTCCGTATATGGAACAAACGTCCTTACTAACTTGATCAATGAAGTGGGAGCGCTTCCAACACGAAACTCTCAATTAACACACTGGGATGAAGCTGAAAAGCACTCAGGCGAGTGGGTAAACGAGCATCTGCTCGTTGCCAACAACACATGTCATGCTTGCCCGGTTGGCTGTAAGATCGAGGTTGAAGTCAAGGAAGGCAAATATAAGACTCGCGTTGAGAGCTTTGAGTTCGAATCTGCATGGGCACTTGGTGCAAACAGCGGATTGAGCGACTCTGAAGCGATCGCATACTTAATCGACATCTGTAATGAATACGGCATGGATACAATCGAGCTTGGCCACGCCATCTCTGTCACAATGGAAGCCTATGAAAAAGGAATTGTTGAAGAGAAGCTTGATTGGGGCGACGCTGACGGCATGATTGAAATCGCTCGCAAAATCGCATTCCGTGAAGGGTTCGGCGGCATCCTTGCTGAAGGTCCTGCACGCGCGACAGCTGCATGGGGCGTTCCTGAACTGTCAATGTCAGTAAAAGGCCAGTCTATTCCAGCTTACGATCCACGCGGAATCCAGGGTATCGGCCTTGGCTATGCGACGAGTAACCGTGGTGCCTGCCACCTTCGCGGCTACACAATCGCATCTGAAATTGCCGGCATTCCTGAGCCAACAGACCGTACTGTAGCAGAAGGAAAAGCGGAGCTTCTGAATGTATTCCAGAACCTGCTTTCATTCTCTGACTCTATGAATATCTGTAAATTCTCATCCTTCTCTGAAAATGCAGAGCATTATGCTGAGCAATACAGCACAATGACTGGCATTCCAATGACAGCGGATGATGTCATGCTTGCAGGGGAAAGAATTTACAACCTTGAGCGTTACTACAACAACCTAGCCGGCTTCAACAAGCGTGAGGACGACTTCCTGCCAAAACGCTTCACTGAAGAAGGCGCATCTGGCAACAGTGTAGGACTTGTTTCTCGCATGGATATCATGCTTGATGATTATTACAATGTCCGCGGCTGGAAAGATGGCGTTGTTACAGAAGAAAAGCTTCGCGAACTCGGCATTATTGGTGAAGAAACAACACCAGCAACTGAAGAAGTTTAA
- a CDS encoding selenium metabolism-associated LysR family transcriptional regulator has product MNLKKLETFIMVVEKNSFSEAAAALKSSQPSVSLKIKSLEDELGFELLDRGAAGIKPTSAGMLVYTAAKDIAKRWRMLEGELGEFQGTLTGTLAIGASTIPGTYLLPGWVKKFRSLFPKVDVKIEIGDSKKIIEKLQNHQIDAAIIGMKVESRLLKSTSVAVDSLVLVTPEDHPLIHTASANFSQLQQYDFVLREEGSGTRKMMERYLAEKGLSLEDLKIAVSIGSTEAVIAAVEAGLGISFISRLAAMPAEKAGRIKIVDTFEPYEREFCLVTHSDAENRLIIRQLSEIVSTDQ; this is encoded by the coding sequence ATGAATCTAAAAAAGCTAGAGACATTCATAATGGTTGTGGAAAAGAATAGTTTTTCCGAGGCAGCGGCTGCACTGAAAAGCTCACAGCCTTCTGTGAGCCTGAAAATCAAAAGCCTTGAAGATGAGCTCGGATTTGAACTGCTTGACAGGGGAGCTGCAGGAATCAAGCCGACGTCTGCAGGAATGCTTGTTTACACAGCGGCTAAGGATATCGCCAAGCGGTGGAGAATGCTTGAGGGTGAACTCGGTGAATTCCAGGGAACCCTGACAGGCACACTGGCAATTGGGGCGAGTACCATACCTGGAACCTATTTGCTTCCCGGCTGGGTAAAAAAATTCCGCAGCCTTTTTCCGAAGGTGGATGTGAAAATTGAAATCGGTGATTCGAAGAAGATCATTGAAAAACTGCAGAACCACCAGATTGATGCTGCAATCATCGGGATGAAGGTCGAGTCCCGTTTGTTAAAAAGCACTTCGGTTGCCGTTGATTCCCTTGTTTTAGTCACGCCGGAAGACCACCCATTGATCCATACGGCATCTGCAAATTTTTCGCAACTTCAACAATATGACTTCGTCCTGCGTGAAGAAGGATCGGGCACACGCAAAATGATGGAGCGTTACTTAGCAGAAAAAGGCCTGTCGCTTGAAGACTTGAAAATTGCCGTCTCGATCGGAAGTACGGAAGCCGTCATCGCAGCGGTCGAAGCAGGACTGGGTATCAGTTTTATTTCAAGACTGGCGGCTATGCCTGCAGAAAAAGCAGGACGCATAAAAATTGTTGACACCTTCGAACCATACGAGCGGGAATTTTGTCTCGTGACCCATTCAGATGCTGAAAATCGGCTGATTATCAGGCAGTTATCTGAAATCGTGAGTACAGATCAGTAA
- a CDS encoding DUF7916 family protein, with protein MKEALNASEGRTIISELIGAFSPLYPTATNAELIFMSRWKPLCKVIPDFSSW; from the coding sequence TTGAAAGAGGCGCTCAATGCTTCTGAGGGACGGACGATTATATCTGAGTTAATCGGGGCGTTCTCGCCGCTTTATCCGACTGCGACGAATGCGGAACTGATTTTTATGTCCAGATGGAAGCCTCTGTGCAAAGTAATTCCTGATTTTTCAAGTTGGTAA
- a CDS encoding HAMP domain-containing sensor histidine kinase, with translation MDRISFKIGAVFFITILLVEGVLFYYLHSSIIHSRIDEELASLQTRGNNHRDILETSYSEETIHHITTMELRTDTHVIITDQRGVIVSSSVPTDASMQDILTETPEDVPRAGLILEDDWQDKQYIASVSPMENDGAVYMFKNTQKVQSLIIKMNKHFWLAGILLLTSMAVITLFLSRFITKPVIKMNEATLKIRQGDYSVTLPRGGNDELGELAESIQVLADDLSHMKRQRNEFLASISHELRTPLTYIKGYADIAGRPGITSDDRSQYLQIIHEEATKLSGLIKGLFDLAKMDENTFTIQKERLELCTFMRGIHSRMTPSFTEKNMTLNFACQGEVYIEADPVRFEQIIINLLDNARKYSAEGTTTRMETYKKNGHIHITVIDEGKGIPEEDQAWVFDRFYRVDKSRSKALGGSGLGLAIVKELVEAHGGKITVRSELGKGTAFEIIL, from the coding sequence ATGGATCGGATTTCTTTTAAAATTGGGGCAGTTTTTTTCATAACGATATTGCTGGTCGAAGGGGTATTATTCTACTACCTTCACTCTTCCATCATCCATTCAAGGATCGACGAGGAGCTGGCTTCCCTGCAAACGCGCGGCAATAACCATCGTGATATTCTGGAAACTTCCTATTCTGAAGAAACCATTCACCATATTACGACTATGGAATTAAGGACGGACACCCATGTTATTATTACTGATCAAAGAGGCGTAATCGTTTCTTCTTCCGTACCGACCGATGCCTCTATGCAGGACATCTTAACCGAAACACCAGAAGATGTTCCGAGGGCTGGGTTAATTTTAGAGGATGACTGGCAGGACAAGCAATATATTGCTTCAGTAAGCCCCATGGAGAATGACGGTGCTGTTTATATGTTTAAAAACACCCAGAAAGTCCAGAGCCTGATTATCAAAATGAACAAGCACTTCTGGCTCGCCGGTATCCTTCTGCTGACGTCAATGGCGGTGATCACCCTTTTCCTATCCAGATTCATTACTAAGCCAGTCATTAAGATGAATGAAGCGACTTTAAAAATCCGCCAGGGCGACTATTCCGTCACTCTGCCCCGTGGCGGAAACGATGAATTGGGCGAACTGGCAGAATCAATCCAGGTGCTTGCTGATGACCTAAGCCACATGAAAAGGCAGCGGAATGAATTCCTCGCGAGCATTTCGCATGAATTGCGCACACCTCTCACTTATATAAAAGGGTATGCAGACATCGCGGGGAGGCCAGGCATAACCTCAGATGATAGAAGCCAATACCTGCAAATCATCCACGAAGAGGCAACCAAGCTTTCCGGTCTGATAAAAGGGTTATTTGACCTCGCAAAAATGGATGAAAACACTTTTACCATTCAAAAAGAACGTTTGGAACTCTGTACATTCATGCGGGGAATTCACTCAAGGATGACACCATCTTTCACCGAAAAAAATATGACGCTTAATTTTGCCTGTCAAGGGGAAGTCTATATCGAGGCTGACCCGGTCCGCTTTGAGCAAATTATCATTAATTTGCTGGATAATGCCAGAAAGTATTCAGCAGAAGGAACGACGACTAGAATGGAGACTTATAAAAAAAATGGTCATATCCATATCACTGTCATCGATGAAGGAAAAGGGATCCCCGAAGAAGACCAGGCTTGGGTTTTTGACCGTTTTTACAGGGTGGACAAATCCAGGTCGAAGGCATTAGGTGGATCAGGACTCGGACTTGCGATTGTAAAGGAACTTGTAGAAGCTCATGGCGGAAAAATAACGGTTCGCAGCGAACTGGGGAAAGGAACAGCCTTCGAAATAATTCTTTGA
- the nagE gene encoding N-acetylglucosamine-specific PTS transporter subunit IIBC: protein MLGFLQRIGKALMLPIAVLPAAALLLRLGQPDLLDIPFISAAGDAIFANLALLFAIGVAVGIAKDGNGAAGLAGAIGYFVLTKGAGAVNEEINMAVLGGILSGVIAGLLYNRYHDIKLPDWLGFFGGKRFVPIITSLVMIVLTGVFGFVWTPIQTGINNVGEWIVGAGALGVGVFGFLNRLLIPMGLHHVLNTLVWFEFGEFTNAAGEVVKGDLKRFFAGDPDAGIFMNGFFPVMMFGLPAAAFAMIAAAKKERKKAVTGALVGVTFTSFLTGITEPIEFLFMFLSPVLYGIHAVLTGLAMSITYMLGIHHGFGFSAGAIDYVLNYGIAQKPLLLLGVGLVYAVLYFVIFYFLIIKLDLKTPGREDEVDGEFTESGASKGNYAELADQYLAALGGKSNLKELDNCVTRLRLKVDDMAKVNEAELKRLGAKGVLKLNKTDLQVIVGTDVEFLTNEMKRK from the coding sequence GTGCTAGGATTTTTACAAAGAATCGGGAAGGCTTTGATGCTTCCAATCGCTGTCTTACCTGCAGCTGCGTTATTGTTGCGACTAGGGCAGCCGGACTTATTGGATATTCCTTTTATTTCTGCAGCAGGTGACGCGATTTTTGCGAACCTTGCATTATTGTTCGCGATCGGTGTGGCAGTTGGTATTGCCAAGGATGGGAATGGCGCGGCCGGACTGGCAGGTGCGATTGGCTATTTCGTTTTGACAAAGGGTGCAGGCGCTGTCAATGAAGAAATCAATATGGCGGTGCTTGGCGGGATTTTATCCGGGGTAATCGCCGGGTTGCTTTACAATCGTTATCATGATATCAAGCTGCCTGACTGGCTCGGTTTCTTCGGCGGAAAGCGCTTCGTACCGATCATTACTTCATTGGTGATGATTGTTTTGACCGGAGTATTTGGTTTTGTATGGACGCCGATCCAGACTGGCATTAATAATGTCGGTGAATGGATTGTTGGCGCAGGTGCGCTTGGTGTAGGTGTATTCGGATTCCTGAACCGTTTATTGATTCCGATGGGTCTTCATCATGTATTGAATACGCTTGTCTGGTTTGAATTTGGTGAATTCACAAACGCTGCGGGAGAAGTTGTAAAAGGTGACCTGAAACGTTTCTTCGCAGGTGATCCTGATGCAGGTATCTTCATGAACGGTTTCTTCCCAGTGATGATGTTCGGCCTTCCAGCTGCAGCTTTCGCAATGATCGCCGCGGCGAAAAAGGAGCGCAAGAAGGCTGTAACAGGCGCGCTTGTTGGTGTGACCTTCACCTCTTTCCTGACCGGAATCACTGAACCAATCGAATTCCTGTTCATGTTCCTTTCTCCAGTCCTTTACGGAATTCACGCCGTATTGACTGGTTTGGCCATGTCGATTACCTATATGCTAGGTATCCACCACGGCTTCGGATTCTCAGCCGGTGCAATCGACTATGTACTGAACTACGGGATCGCGCAAAAGCCATTGCTGCTGCTTGGTGTCGGCCTCGTGTACGCAGTTTTGTACTTCGTGATTTTCTACTTCCTCATCATCAAGCTTGACCTCAAGACGCCAGGTCGTGAAGACGAAGTGGATGGCGAGTTCACGGAAAGCGGCGCGTCAAAAGGCAATTATGCGGAGCTTGCAGACCAATACCTTGCAGCATTAGGCGGCAAGAGCAATCTTAAGGAACTGGACAATTGCGTAACCCGCCTTCGTTTAAAAGTCGATGATATGGCAAAAGTAAATGAAGCAGAGCTGAAGCGCCTGGGAGCAAAAGGTGTATTGAAGCTTAATAAAACAGACCTTCAAGTTATTGTAGGAACCGATGTGGAATTTTTGACCAATGAGATGAAGCGGAAATAG